The nucleotide window ATTACTGGGACAAATATGAAGGTTATGATCTGGACAAAGATAAAATCGGGGATGTCCCCTTTCATCCGCTGAGCCTCTACTCGGTTCTGGTGGAAAACAACCCTTCCATCATGCTCCTGTTCAAAACCTTTTTTGTGGATCTGCTGGACAGGACCGAAAAGGTGATTCCCAGCCTGACTCCGGAAAATTTTGTGGATGATCAGCCTTTGATGCGAAAAGTGCAAAACTGATGCAGCTGTTCCTTTTGGATTTAACTGAAAGATATGATAGAGATACAAAACCTCACTAAAAAATTCAACAGATTTACCGCACTCGAAAACCTGAATCTATCGTTTACCAACGGTAAATCGATTGCGCTGATTGGGCCTAACGGCTGCGGTAAAACTACCCTTATAAAATGCATCCTGGGACTTAATGTTATTGAAACCGGCGACATTCTGGTGGGTGGCAAAAGTGTAAAAGAAGATTTCCATTATCGAAAAGATATTGGCTATATGCCACAGATCGGAAGGTATCCTGAGAATATGACCATTAACCAGACCATCAGTATGATCCGCGATACCCGGAATATTCAGGAGTCAGAGTTGGACACGGAACTTCTGGAAGCCTTCGAGCTCAGCAAAATATTCGACAAGAAGATGGGAAACCTCTCCGGAGGAACCACCCAGAAGGTGAGTGCGGTGCTGGCGTTTATGTTCGATCCTAAAATCATCATCCTGGACGAGCCTACTGCGGGACTGGACCCGCTGGCTTCTGAGATTCTCAAAAACAAGATCATCAAAGAAAGGAAGAGGGGTAAACTCATCATCATCACTTCCCACCTGCTTAGTGAACTGGATGATATCGTGAGCGAAATTGTATTTATGAATGAGGGCAAAGTTATTGTTCAGCAGTCCGTGGAAGACCTTATGACTGAGCATAGATCGGAACGGATATCAGAGTCCATCATCAGCATCCTAAAAGAAATGAAAAAATGAACAAGATCGCACGCTTCATCCTTTTTGATATCCTAAAGAACAAAACCGTTATCTTTTACACGGTCCTGCTTTTCATTATTTCCTGGTCGGTGCTGGGGCTGGAAAACAATTATACCAAGGCTACGCTAAGCCTGCTTAATGTGGTTCTTCTGGTCGTACCCCTGGTAAGCATTATTTTTTCAACAATATATGTGTACAACAGCAGTCAGTTTATCGAACTGCTCCTCAGTCAGCCAGTTTCGCGGGTGAAGGTTTGGTCCAACATCTTCCTGGGGCTTTCTACAGCGCTGGTGCTGGCCTTCCTGCTGGGCTGCGGGATTCCTATACTGCTTTATTCTTCCATTGAAACCGGTTTTTCACTTATCCTGATCGGTATTTTACTGTCTGTCATCTTTACTTCCTTTGCCATGCTGGCAGCTATTGGCAGCCGCGACCGCGCCAAGGGTATTGGTATCTCAATCTTTATCTGGATTTTCTTCAGTATTATTTACGACGGTATCCTGCTGATTATGATGTTTCAGTTTGCCGATTATCCTATTGAGGGCATCATGGCCACACTGGCCGGACTCAATCCTGTAGGTTTGTCACGTATTTTCGTTCTACTTCAGCTTAATATATCAGCCATGCTGGGATATTCCGGTGCGGTTTTCCAGCAGGTTTTCGGTTCGGGAGGCGGTATGGGTGTATCAATGCTTGTACTCCTTATCTGGGCTACCGTACCCTTTGTTTTGTCACTGATAAAGTTTAACAGAAAAGATCTGTAGCTGATGAGCTGAAAATCATGATAAAGATCACGTTTTCAGCAGGGTGATTATGACTCCGGTCATGTGAACAGCAACAGAATTCACCGTAAATTTATATAAAATTCAAGGTGATGAAAAAAAGTATTGCATTAGGGTTGCTCGCATTTGCAGTGATTTCCTGCGTAAAAAATGAGTCCGCAGCAACGAAAACTGAAATTTCCGGCAGTGAAATCACTGGCGCCGGGCAGGACGCCGTAAAGGATGATGTTTCCAGTCCGAATATTGTCCAGTTGGCTGCCGGAAATCCCGACTTGTCCACGCTGGTTACAGCCGTAAAGGCTGCAGGTCTTACAACTTCTCTAAGTAACGCAGGACCCTTCACTGTTTTTGCGCCATTAAACTCGGCTTTTGATAAACTGCCCGCCGGAACGGTGGAAGGGCTGCTGAAACCGGAGCAGGCAGATGACCTTTCGGATGTATTGGGCTATCATACCTACGTGGGTGTAATAAAAGAAGAATATATGAGTGACGGACAGACCCTGGGAATGGTGAACGGAAAAAGCATAAAAATAACAATGGTGGACGGTAAACCGGTGATTAATGGTAAAGCGCGCATTGTGGGGGCGGTGCCGGCCTCCAACGGTATTGTATATGCCGTGGATGAGGTTTTACTGCCTGAATAGATTTTTCATAGTGTATATTTAATGTTGTGGCAGCTTTCATATTTCTGAAAGCTGCTTTATCATTACAATGAAGTGTTAAGCTTCCTGTCTTTTTTTCATTGACACGAAAATAATGAACAGTGCAACAAAAATCAGCACAGAAAAGACCAGCAGAAAATGGTTGGCGTAGGGCACTGCTATATACTTTATTGAAAACACGCCCATCATTCCCAGCATCAGTTCGTTCAGGAAAATGCCTGCCAGAAACAGTTTGAGGCCTGTGATCAGACTTCTGGAAATAATGAAAAAGTTGGTAGCCAGCACCTGGCTCAGAAGGTAAGTGGCGATACACATGAGCAGTACCAGATGAAGATAGGCAATAACGACATTCCTGAAACCAAATGCAAACTGGCTTATTGCCGGTACATTAGAAGCCAGTTGAAGCAGGATTTTAACCGCGAAGGCGAATCCTGCAAAGATCAGCACAAAACGCTGCACTGCAGACCATTTCAGGATGAGGTGTGTCCAGCTGCGCCTCACAATGCGGAAGAGCATAACTGCGCCATACGTCTGCGCCAGTGAAGCCAATATGATAAGTGCAAATACGGGCATGGAAAGTTTAAGCCACAGCACTGATAGGCCAAAGCCTATAAGGCATCCGAAAAACATGAGCCAAAACATCAGTTTATTCTCCTTTTCGCTAATGAGTGAGCCCTCCTCTTTCAAAGAATACAGCAAAAGACCTATGCAGGCGAAAATGAAAAATCCGTTGTACTGAAAGTGCAGGAAGAAGTATTCGGAAGCCAGATAGAGGTCCTGGGTGATGTTGCCGGAACTTTTCATATACGCCAGATTGAAAACCCCTGCCGAAGAAATTACAGCAAAGAAGAGTCCGCCCAAAAACCATTTCTTCGATGCCTCCCTCAGGTTTTTTACATCTATAACAAAGAAGAAAGTAAATGCAAATGACGTGAGCAGTGCCACGGTAGAGGCTGCAATGGAACCCCAAAAATAGCCGCCGTAAATAAAGGTGGCAATCATGGCATAGGAAGCGATTATGTTGGTGATAATCAGGATATTGTATTTGCGTAGCGAAATTTCGGGCCTTACTTTGGACAGATAGATGACCATCAGCACATACAGTACATTGGTGATCCAACCGTAAAAAGCGAAATGAGAATGTGCCTCCTGCAAATGTTTCTGGTCCAGGAAGGGTAGGGAAAAGAGGATTTTATAGCGCATTATGACGCCCAGAAGTGCTACCAGTACAAAGTTGAAAACCGAAAACTTAAGCCAGAGTGTGCGGGACATCAGAAGTAGATTTTATGGTTGATGAGTTCAATTTTGTTTTCCCTTTCCATCCTTTTTACAGTCCGGATAACGGTCTCTATGGCCAGCCCCGTAGAATTTGCCAGCTCCTTGCGTGTGACATCGATGATTGTTTTCTCGTGCTCTTCAATGCCGCAGCTCTTCTTATGGATTCTGAGGAAAGCGGTAATGCGTTCGCAGGGATTCTGGTGCACGATTGATTTCAGTTTGATGGTTTTGTCATAAGCTTTTTTGGCAACTTCTTTCAGGAATTCAAACTGATAATCCGGATTCTCATCCAGAAATTTCCGGAAGAGTTCCTGGCTGAAAATATAGACAAGTGCAGTATCGCTGGCAATATTGGCCGTTGCCGGATACCTCTCGTTCAGCAGGAAGGGCGGTTCGCCCATGAACTGGTGGTCTGTCACCTTGGTAATCAGGAATTCCTTGCCTTCGCAGTCTGTATTATAAATCTTAACCTCGCCCTCCAGCAGGTAGAATAGGGAAGAAGCCCGTTCATTTTCCCGGAAAAGGACATCCTTTTTTTTATAGATATGCTTCGGAATCTTATTTTTCTGGAGGATTTCTTTAGTGAACATAGGCAAAGCTTTTAGCCCAAATCTACAAAAATTATGTGACTAAACAGGATGAATTTGTCTGATATAATAGTAAGGATTTGTCATAACCGGTATTTCTTCTCACAACATAGACAATTCTTTTTTTCGCGGACAAAATGATGCACTTAAAAAAAAAGAATTATACAGTCTGCATTAAAAATTTATTTTATTTGATAAGTTGATTAGTAAATCTGATAATTTGCATATATTTGATAATAACTCAAATACAGCATTATGATAAAAAAACTACTTTCTTCTTTTTTCATTACCTGCTTACTTCACCCTGCATT belongs to Chryseobacterium sp. and includes:
- a CDS encoding ABC transporter permease subunit — translated: MNKIARFILFDILKNKTVIFYTVLLFIISWSVLGLENNYTKATLSLLNVVLLVVPLVSIIFSTIYVYNSSQFIELLLSQPVSRVKVWSNIFLGLSTALVLAFLLGCGIPILLYSSIETGFSLILIGILLSVIFTSFAMLAAIGSRDRAKGIGISIFIWIFFSIIYDGILLIMMFQFADYPIEGIMATLAGLNPVGLSRIFVLLQLNISAMLGYSGAVFQQVFGSGGGMGVSMLVLLIWATVPFVLSLIKFNRKDL
- a CDS encoding fasciclin domain-containing protein, which produces MKKSIALGLLAFAVISCVKNESAATKTEISGSEITGAGQDAVKDDVSSPNIVQLAAGNPDLSTLVTAVKAAGLTTSLSNAGPFTVFAPLNSAFDKLPAGTVEGLLKPEQADDLSDVLGYHTYVGVIKEEYMSDGQTLGMVNGKSIKITMVDGKPVINGKARIVGAVPASNGIVYAVDEVLLPE
- a CDS encoding ABC transporter ATP-binding protein, with the translated sequence MIEIQNLTKKFNRFTALENLNLSFTNGKSIALIGPNGCGKTTLIKCILGLNVIETGDILVGGKSVKEDFHYRKDIGYMPQIGRYPENMTINQTISMIRDTRNIQESELDTELLEAFELSKIFDKKMGNLSGGTTQKVSAVLAFMFDPKIIILDEPTAGLDPLASEILKNKIIKERKRGKLIIITSHLLSELDDIVSEIVFMNEGKVIVQQSVEDLMTEHRSERISESIISILKEMKK
- a CDS encoding Crp/Fnr family transcriptional regulator, with amino-acid sequence MFTKEILQKNKIPKHIYKKKDVLFRENERASSLFYLLEGEVKIYNTDCEGKEFLITKVTDHQFMGEPPFLLNERYPATANIASDTALVYIFSQELFRKFLDENPDYQFEFLKEVAKKAYDKTIKLKSIVHQNPCERITAFLRIHKKSCGIEEHEKTIIDVTRKELANSTGLAIETVIRTVKRMERENKIELINHKIYF